The genomic window CGCCTTGGTAAGGTCCTGTCCACTCTTGTAGTAGGATATTTTCGGTCATTGATTTGTCTTCGGTTTTTGGTTCTTCTTTACAACTTGCAAATAGGATAATGCTACTTAAAACGGTAGCTTTAAATGCTTTAGAAATCATTGTTTTAGTTATATTAGTTTTAGACAAACAAGATAAAGAAAATAGCGCAGCAGAATTCTTAATTATTCTATAATTTCTACCTTTCGGATGTAAACATTATCAACAGGCCAATTGCCTTCATCTGTCTTTACAGCGTTGATTTTATCTACCACATCCATGCCGCTTATAACTTCACCAAAAACAGTGTAATCTCCATCGAGATGTTTAGCTTTTTCTCTGTTTACCACAATAAAAAACTGAAATGGAGAGGCGAGTTTGTAGGCATTTTCAATTTCGCTACTTGGCATTGATATTGAGCCACGTTGGTGAGTGTAACCGCGTTTGGTGTCTGGCGGCAAAAGATATTGGCCGATTTTGCGTCGTTTTTTATAGAGGTCTAAGCCATCACTACTTCCTCCTTGTATTATAAAATCTTTTACGACTCTGTAAAATTGTGTACCATCAAAGTACTTGCGTTTGGTAAGATAAATGAAGTTAGATCTATGGAATTTTGTTTTATCGTACAGCTGAATGATTATATCTCCAAAATCGGTTGTGAGTTTTACTTTATCTTCTTTGTGTTCTTTGTCGTATTCCAAAAAGAACTCCATGGCATTGTCATCTGTAAGTACAGGGAATTCTGATGTCTTTTTTACTTTCTTTTTGGGTGCAGGCTTCTCTGTTGTAGTTATTGTATCTTTTACAATCGTTGTATTAGAATTTTTTGAAGTTTGCTTATCTTCACAGTTCCATAAAAAAAGAACGATAATAAACACTAATTGAAATCTCATAAATGTACTTTAATACGTTTTCTGAATCTGTAGTAAAAGTAAAACATCTCCAGCTTTTTGGCGAACAATCGCATGCCAAAATGTCTCCACCTTACCGAATAGATTTAGCTAAACAGATGAGAGCGAAAGCTAAAACAGCTAAAACGGCTGGTGTTATGGCATTGTTTTACCCAAACCAAAAAGCAGA from Winogradskyella sp. MH6 includes these protein-coding regions:
- a CDS encoding peptidylprolyl isomerase, translating into MRFQLVFIIVLFLWNCEDKQTSKNSNTTIVKDTITTTEKPAPKKKVKKTSEFPVLTDDNAMEFFLEYDKEHKEDKVKLTTDFGDIIIQLYDKTKFHRSNFIYLTKRKYFDGTQFYRVVKDFIIQGGSSDGLDLYKKRRKIGQYLLPPDTKRGYTHQRGSISMPSSEIENAYKLASPFQFFIVVNREKAKHLDGDYTVFGEVISGMDVVDKINAVKTDEGNWPVDNVYIRKVEIIE